One Streptomyces sp. CG4 genomic window, GGGCTGTTCAGTGGTCCTCGTCGGGGATCCGCCCCGCATCGAGGTCCGCGTTGAACTGCTCGAGCCGCCTTGCCGCAGTGGCGAGATCGTGCTTGGCCGCGGCCGTAATGACCAGCAGCTTCCGGGTCAGCGCCATCCGTACGCCCTCCGGGACTTGCAGTGCGCGCACCCTTGCGTGCGCTTCCTTGAGTTGGTTCGCGACCGCCGTATAGAGCTGGAGTTGGCCGTCGTGTTCCATGCACAGATTGTGCCATCTGGGGCGAGTTGTCGCCTGCGCAGGGGGCAACTGCCGCCTCAAATGGCCTTCCAGGCACTTGCGGAGGACGCGATCCCAGCACTCACGTACCCGGGTAACGCCCTTCCTAACGTGGGAAGTTGAGCACGGCGCAGGAGACGTGCGGGGCCGTTCGGGGGCAGACATGGCCGTACCCCCGATCGTGGCGATCGGGGGTACGGACGGGGGTGTTGACGTGGCCGAAACCTGCCCCGCTCAGGGGGGCCGGATCAGGCCTGGAGGGTCCGCGGCTTGTGGGCGGGCCGCTTGGCCTCGTACGCGGCGATGTCGGCCTCGTTCCGGAGCGTGATGGAGATGTCGTCCAGGCCGTTCAGCAGCCGCCAGCGGGAGTTCTCGTCCAGCTCGAAGGAGGCGGTGATGCCCTCGGCGCGCACCTCACGCGCCTCGAGGTCCACCGTGATCTCCGCGGTGGGGTCCGCTTCCGTCAGCTCCCACAGCGCGTCCACGATCTTCTGCTCCAGCACCACCGTGAGCAGGCCGTTCTTCAGCGAGTTGCCCCGGAAGATGTCCGCGAAACGGGAGGAGATCACGGCCTTGAAGCCGTAGTTCTGCAGCGCCCAGACGGCGTGCTCGCGGGAGGAACCGGTGCCGAAGTCGGGACCGGCGACCAGGACCGTGGCGCCCTGCCGCTCGGGGCGGTTGAGGATGAAGTTCTCGTCCTTGCGCCAGGCCTCGAACAGCCCGTCCTCGAAGCCGTCCCTGGTGACCTTCTTGAGCCAGTGAGCAGGGATGATCTGGTCGGTGTCGACGTTGCTGCGGCGCAGCGGCACGGCCCGGCCGGTGTGTGTGGTGAAGGCTTCCATGATCTCTCAGACTCCAGCGGGCGTACGGACGTCGGTCAGGTCGGCCGGGGAGGCCAGATGGCCGAGGACGGCGGTGGCCGCCGCGACCTGCGGCGACACCAGGTGCGTACGACCGCCCTTGCCCTGTCGGCCCTCGAAGTTGCGGTTGGAGGTGGACGCGGAGCGCTCTCCCGGGGCCAGCTGGTCGGGGTTCATGCCGAGGCACATCGAGCAGCCCGCGTGCCGCCATTCGGCGCCGGCCTCCTTGAAGACCACGTCCAGGCCCTCGGAGACGGCCTGCAGACCGACCCGCGCGGAGCCCGGGACGACCAGCATCCGTACGCCGTCGGCGACTTTGCGGTCCTTCAGGATGTCGGCGGCGGCGCGCAGGTCCTCGATGCGGCCGTTGGTGCAGGAGCCTACGAAGACGGTGTCCACGTTGATGGAGCGCAGCGGCTGGCCGGCCTCCAACCCCATGTATTCCAGGGCCTTTTCGGCGGCGAGGCGCTCCGAAGCGTCTTCGTACGAAGCCGGGTCGGGGACGGACGCCGAAAGCGGCGCGCCCTGGCCGGGGTTGGTGCCCCAGGTGACGAAGGGGGACAGCTCGTCGGCCTTGATGACGACCTCGGCGTCGAACTCGGCGTCCGCGTCCGTCTTCAGCGTCTTCCAGTACGCGACGGCGGCGTCCCAGTCCGCGCCCTCGGGGGCGTGCGGGCGGCCCTTGAGGTACGCGAAGGTGGTCTCGTCGGGGGCGATCATGCCCGCGCGGGCGCCGGCCTCGATCGACATGTTGCAGATGGTCATCCGGGCCTCCATCGAGAGTTTCTCGATGGCGGAGCCGCGGTACTCCAGGATGTAGCCCTGGCCGCCGCCCGTACCGATCTTCGCGATGATCGCCAGGATCAGGTCCTTGGCGGTGACGCCCTCGGGCAGCTCGCCCTCGACGGTGATGGCCATGGTCTTCGGGCGGGCCAGCGGCAGCGTCTGGGTGGCCAGCACGTGCTCGACCTGCGAGGTGCCGATGCCGAACGCCAGCGCGCCGAACGCGCCGTGCGTGGAGGTGTGCGAGTCACCGCAGACCACGGTCGTGCCGGGCTGGGTCAGGCCCAGCTGCGGGCCTACGACGTGCACGACGCCCTGCTCGACGTCGCCCAGCGGGTGCAGCCGCACCCCGAACTCGGCGCAGTTCTTGCGCAGCGTCTCCAGCTGGGCGCGGGAGACCGGGTCGGCGATGGGCTTGTCGATGTCGAGGGTCGGGGTGTTGTGGTCCTCGGTGGCGATGGTGAGATCGAGCCGGCGCACCTGGCGGCCGTTCTTCCGCAGCCCGTCGAAGGCCTGCGGGCTGGTCACCTCGTGCAGCAGGTGCAGATCGATGAAGAGGAGGTCGGGCTCGCCCTCGGCGCGCCGGACGACGTGGTCGTCCCAGACCTTCTCCGCGAGTGTCCTACCCATCGCTTTCCCTCCGGCCGGCCACGGTCACGCCGACACAACTAGAGATCTTGAGGAAGCAGCGCCCTGGTTCCCGGTGTCCGGTGATCGCGGGCGCCCCACACCCGGCCCCTTGGTCGGTGGGCCGCTGTGTGATTCCAGAGTGGCGCGTTCCACGGAAAATTGAACTTGCGTTTCACAGAGTGAGACGCAAGTATCGTTTCATGGACAACAGTAGCGGCGTCGGCGTTCTGGACAAGGCGGCCCTCGTCCTGAGCGCTCTGGAGTCCGGTCCGGCCACCCTCGCGGGTCTGGTCGGCGCGACCGGACTGGCACGACCCACGGCTCACCGCCTGGCCGTGGCCTTGGAACACCACCGCATGGTGGCACGCGACATGCAGGGCCGTTTCATCCTCGGCCCGCGCCTCGCGGAGCTGGCGGCGGCGGCCGGCGAGGACCGCCTGCTGGCCACGGCCGGCCCGGTGCTCACCCACCTGCGTGACGTCACGGGCGAAAGCGCGCAGCTCTACCGGCGCCAGGGTGACATGCGCATCTGCGTGGCCGCGGCCGAGCGGCTGTCCGGCCTTCGGGACACCGTCCCGGTCGGTTCCACGCTCACGATGAAGGCCGGCTCCTCGGCGCAGATCCTGATGGCCTGGGAGGAGCCCGAGCGGCTGCACCGCGGCCTGCAGGGCGCCCGCTTCACGGCGACGGCCCTGTCGGGCGTACGGCGGCGCGGCTGGGCCCAGTCCATCGGCGAGCGCGAGCCGGGCGTCGCGTCCGTCTCCGCGCCCGTACGCGGCCCGTCCAACCGCGTGGTGGCCGCCGTGTCCGTCTCCGGCCCGATCGAGCGCCTGACGCGCCATCCCGGCCGTATGCACGCCCAGGCGGTCATCGACGCCGCCGGGCGCCTCTCCGAGGCCCTGCGCCGCACGGGCTGAGCGGGAGCCTTCCGGGAACACCGAGGAGGGCCTGCCTCAACGCCGCGGCAGGCCCTCCTCGCTCCCCCGGCCCCTGGTTCAGCCGGTCTTCTCGGTTCAGCCGGCCTTCTCGGCCACCGGTGCCCGCTGCGACCGGTAGGCGAACCGGTCCTTCGCGTACCGGCCCCGCTTCTCCAGCGGTATCTGCCCATGCGCCGCGGCCAGCCCGAACGCGGGCATGTCGCCGTAGATCGCCTCGTACGACCCCTCCGGCACGACGTACGACTCGTGCCAGATGCCGACCTGACCGCGCAGCTTCCCGGCCCGCTCCTTGCGGTTGAGGCGCGCCCAGGCCTTGTGGTGGAAGGCGTCCGACGCGGTCGCGTAGGCGTACAGCTTGTCCTTGGACTCCCAGTACTGCACGACGTAGTAGGTCCGCGGCGAAGCCGTCAGCAGGACCCGGCTGAGCAGGCCCCGCTCGGGTTCCTTCTGCAGGTCCCTCAGCATGCGGAACATCGCGAGCATTACCGGCAACCACAGGTGCACCGCCCAGAAGCGGTTGATGCGCATGCCGATCAGCAGGACGACGACGTCGCCCTTCGCATCGGCAGTCGTACGGGCCACCATGACGACATCCCCCTCGTTGGCGAGTAAAGCTATCCAACTGGCAATGCTTGGATAGTGCCGTTATCCGAGAAGGAGCGCAAGACATGCGGCTCGCCGAACTGAGCAGACGCAGCGGTGTGTCCACCGCGACGATCAAGTACTACCTGCGCGAAGGCCTGTTGCCGCCGGGCCGCCAGATCAACGCCACCACCGCCGAGTACGACGAGGAGCATCTGCGCCGGCTGCGGCTGGTGCGGGCGATGATCCAGGTGGGCGGGGTGCCGGTGACGAAGGTGCGCGAGGTGCTCGGGCACGTGGACGACGACTCCCTGCCCCGCACGATCCGCCTGGGCGCGGCGCTGTGGGCGCTGCCGCAGGTGCCGGAGCCGGACGAGGACGACGAGTACGTCCAGGCCGCACACCAGGAGGTCGACGCGCTTCTGGACCGACTCGGCTGGAAGAACGCCAAGCGGCTCACGACCATCTCCCCCGCCTACCGCTCGCTGGTGGTGGCGGTGGCCGCGTTCCGCCGGATCGGCTACGACTTCGGGGCCGAACTGCTCTCACCGTACGCCGAGTTGATGTTCCGGACGGCCGTCCTCGACCTGGACAACATGGAGACGTATCCGTCACAGGCGGAGCGGATCGAGTTCGCGATCCTGGGGGCGATCCTCAACGAGCCGGTACTGCAGGCGCTGCACCGGCTGGCCCAGGAGGAGGAGACGGCGCGGCGGTACGGCTTCGAGTAGCCGACGCCGGGCACGACGAAGGCCCCCCGCCGAAGCGAAGGGCCTTCTTCCTGTACCCCCGACCGGATTCGAACCGGCGCTACCGCCTTGAGAGGGCGGCGTGCTAGGCCGCTACACAACGGGGGCGTGGACACTGCGTTTCCGCAGGTCCGAGCTGGTCTACCTGGACTCGAACCAAGACTAACTGAACCAGAATCAGTCGTGCTGCCAATTACACCATAGACCAATGATGGTTTAGACCAGTCAGTACCCCCGACCGGATTCGAACCGGCGCTACCGCCTTGAGAGGGCGGCGTGCTAGGCCGCTACACAACGGGGGCCCTAGCGATCCTGCATCGACGACGGTGGGAGCTACCCGAGCCGTCCTCGCGGGAAGGATCTGTACCCCCGACCGGATTCGAACCGGCGCTACTGCCTTGAGAGGGCAGCGTGCTAGGCCGCTACACAACGGGGGCTTTGCAGATGAGCTCTGCGAGCTGGCCTACCTGGACTCGAACCAAGACTAACTGAACCAGAATCAGTCGTGCTGCCAATTACACCATAGGCCACTGGAACTCAAGCCCCTGCGGGGTTCTCGTTCTAGCGTGCTCCTCGGGGCTCCGGCCTTCCGGCCCGCTCCCCTCGGCGCAGGAAGAACATTACCCGAAGGTGGACGGGGCTCCAAAACGGGTATCCGCGCGGACGAGCGCGGGGAGTTCGGCGAGGGTCGAGATCCGGTGTACGACGGCCTCCTCCGCGGCCCGCGCGGCCGACGTCCCGCGATCGATCCACACGGACATCAGGCCCGCCTCGGCGGCACCCCGCCCGTCGATCTCCGGGTGGTCACCGACGTACGCCACCTCGTGCGGCGGCAGGTTCAGCGTCTCGCACGCCGCCAGGAAGGCGCCGGCCTCCGGCTTGGAGACGCCCAGCTCGGCGGCGCACAGGACGGCCTCGAAGCGGTCGAGGAGG contains:
- the leuD gene encoding 3-isopropylmalate dehydratase small subunit, which encodes MEAFTTHTGRAVPLRRSNVDTDQIIPAHWLKKVTRDGFEDGLFEAWRKDENFILNRPERQGATVLVAGPDFGTGSSREHAVWALQNYGFKAVISSRFADIFRGNSLKNGLLTVVLEQKIVDALWELTEADPTAEITVDLEAREVRAEGITASFELDENSRWRLLNGLDDISITLRNEADIAAYEAKRPAHKPRTLQA
- the leuC gene encoding 3-isopropylmalate dehydratase large subunit; translated protein: MGRTLAEKVWDDHVVRRAEGEPDLLFIDLHLLHEVTSPQAFDGLRKNGRQVRRLDLTIATEDHNTPTLDIDKPIADPVSRAQLETLRKNCAEFGVRLHPLGDVEQGVVHVVGPQLGLTQPGTTVVCGDSHTSTHGAFGALAFGIGTSQVEHVLATQTLPLARPKTMAITVEGELPEGVTAKDLILAIIAKIGTGGGQGYILEYRGSAIEKLSMEARMTICNMSIEAGARAGMIAPDETTFAYLKGRPHAPEGADWDAAVAYWKTLKTDADAEFDAEVVIKADELSPFVTWGTNPGQGAPLSASVPDPASYEDASERLAAEKALEYMGLEAGQPLRSINVDTVFVGSCTNGRIEDLRAAADILKDRKVADGVRMLVVPGSARVGLQAVSEGLDVVFKEAGAEWRHAGCSMCLGMNPDQLAPGERSASTSNRNFEGRQGKGGRTHLVSPQVAAATAVLGHLASPADLTDVRTPAGV
- the ndgR gene encoding IclR family transcriptional regulator NdgR, whose product is MDNSSGVGVLDKAALVLSALESGPATLAGLVGATGLARPTAHRLAVALEHHRMVARDMQGRFILGPRLAELAAAAGEDRLLATAGPVLTHLRDVTGESAQLYRRQGDMRICVAAAERLSGLRDTVPVGSTLTMKAGSSAQILMAWEEPERLHRGLQGARFTATALSGVRRRGWAQSIGEREPGVASVSAPVRGPSNRVVAAVSVSGPIERLTRHPGRMHAQAVIDAAGRLSEALRRTG
- a CDS encoding DUF4188 domain-containing protein encodes the protein MVARTTADAKGDVVVLLIGMRINRFWAVHLWLPVMLAMFRMLRDLQKEPERGLLSRVLLTASPRTYYVVQYWESKDKLYAYATASDAFHHKAWARLNRKERAGKLRGQVGIWHESYVVPEGSYEAIYGDMPAFGLAAAHGQIPLEKRGRYAKDRFAYRSQRAPVAEKAG
- a CDS encoding MerR family transcriptional regulator, which produces MRLAELSRRSGVSTATIKYYLREGLLPPGRQINATTAEYDEEHLRRLRLVRAMIQVGGVPVTKVREVLGHVDDDSLPRTIRLGAALWALPQVPEPDEDDEYVQAAHQEVDALLDRLGWKNAKRLTTISPAYRSLVVAVAAFRRIGYDFGAELLSPYAELMFRTAVLDLDNMETYPSQAERIEFAILGAILNEPVLQALHRLAQEEETARRYGFE